CCTCAAAGTATCATTTAATATGTGTTAGTTAACAACTTCTCTCATTTTGTTAATTACAACAGCATGAAATCATACAATTTGAAACATGATTCACACATCAAACTGATTTGAAGCTTTGGGAAAGATCTCACATTAAAAAAATCCAAGTTTTTTCCCGTAATGGTACAAGAGGTTGATGATTTGTAATCACATTCGAGGATAATAAGCTTGACTAACTAGATGTAATTTAACATTACAATTTAATCAAGAAGTAGTAGTAATCCACTGATCCCCTTGAATGAAACTTTGTACAGAGTAAGAGTTAACATGTTCAGCTGGGATTTGGCTACTCCACGGCACTCGCCCTGCTGTATTAGCTCCGGCACCAGTATTTTTATATTCTCCATAGTAAAGAGTCTTCAACGCGAAATCACCGCTCCAGGGCAACCAGCCATCAGCTAAAACAAGAGCCTCCACAGTACATTCTATAAAGACGGCCCGCGAATACTCCTTCCATGGCCTTCCCAGATAATTTTTGTGCACCTTGGGCTTCTTGTAGTACAAGGCCATGTATTTGTCTGTTCCATTGATCAGACAATTTTGGAAGACAAAGCCAGTTGACTGTGCAGGGTCTATCCTGCCATGAGCAGTCACAGCATTTTTCTCTCCCTTTTCAGGATTGAGTTGTCGAGGCGCAATTAAGATGTCACATTCTTGGAAGAATGCAGCAGAGTTCCCAAAAATGAAGTCTACATTGCCTTGGATACGGCAGGACTTGTAGTATTGGCGCAATGCATGGGCATATAAGGTGTCTTGATTGCCAATGAATTCACAATTTTCTATAACTGAAAGATCACTGTCTGATCGGAATGCTACAGCTTGGTGGGCATCCGGACCTGCTGTGTTTTGGAAGGTGATGCCACTGGCCATGAATCCATCACCAACAACTCCTGTTTTAGAAGTACAGCCGTTAGAACTACCAACGATAAAAGTTCACCAAAATAATGTTATTCAGCAGCAAATGTGATCTGAGAGATTTATCATCACTTAAGTTTTTCTTTTCACTACTTATTTCCAACATCAAGCAGCTTGAACAGTAACATAGAGTTTAAGGCAACGATTTTTGCATTTTTTCCCGACCTCCAAGACTGCTCCAATGGGTTCAACTGAACAATGACCCATTGTTTTTTTGGTTCCATCATAAGTACATATGCTCGAGTGTATATAAGTCTATATATAGATTAGAGTCATTTCGAACGCATAACTATAAATTCTAAATCCGTCTCTGCTACCTTTTTACTATCTGCGTGGAACAAGCCCATGAGACAATGGCTATACATCTTCCCCTTTCACGCTAACCAAGTAAAATAAATGCCAGTGGAAAAATAAAGCAAAAAATATTATTCCTTGTaatccactttaattgattttgtttttgttgctttcacacatattaaggaaATAAGCTTTTAGTATTAATTAACTATGACAATGACCATATTAATCTTAATTTGtgcattgaaaatataacaaacacTCCTAGACCCTTTACTCATAGggcaattttaaaaaaagaagttaattacTTCTTGACATccgaaaaaaatcaaatattatgaaccataaaaaaaagtaaaaaaaaattcagttaAAGTGGTCCGGAGGGATTAGTACATGAGAAAGATTAAGCACATACTTTGACTAGTGGTTAACAAATCCATTTCAAAATAGGTGAGCTTTAAATGCAGACACAACAAAACATTAACAGGCGGCAGACTTGAAGGAGTTCATACATGACAACTTAATGAAAATTATCATGATAAACAAAAAGTTGCTAAAGTGATAACAGCCCCACTACTCCTATGTCTTAACTATTATGGAGTTTGATACAAAGAAAAACAGTGGAACACATATGATCTTCCTTAAATAAACTGAATTTTCAATAACTAACTCATTTAAAAAAACATCTTAAATTTCGTATTCAATTAAATTAACTACAGCAATGCATTATGATTCAACAAAATCACTTACCAACAGTTGCAGTTTCATAAGTAGTGACGCCCGAAATACCAATATTCAACGAACCGGTAATAACAGTTTTGCCCATGCCATCACCCAAAAATACCACATTCTTCTTCTCCAACTGGACCCGAACTTTCTCCTCATACAACCCGGTTTTGATCCATATCACAAACTTCCGGGTCACCTGATTATCTGGTGCAGCATTCACCGCTTCCTGCACAGTCTTATAATCACAACCTCCTTCCTTGCACACAGTCGCATCCGGTTTCAACCCGGATGGCACCCCACCCTTTACTTGGCCCGCCCCGCCCGAACCCGAACCTTCCCAGAACCCGTCTCGTTCTGTTTTTGGTGGGGTCCATGACCCGGTATTCTCCCCATAAATATCGTAGTTTACCAGCATACCCAATGCATTGCTGCTGTACCCGATTAAAGAGTTTAAAAACGCCATCGTTTGGGACACCTGTGAGGTTCCGTTAACGTACTTTAAAGCGGACCAGCAGTCGTACTGGTAAACCATCACGGCGCTCATCCACGCGCGTGAGTTTTTTAGCTCGCCACGTGTTAATGCCTGACCCGCTAACCCGAGCCGGTACTCCGCGTACCCGAGCACCTCCATACACACCTTCGCCGCGTCTGTACGGTTCTGATTCCCTGCGGACGCGTCCATGATTGCCTTCACCATGTCCTTCGCCTTGTCATTGTTCTGTGATGAGACTTTAACGGCGGATTGAATGATTAACGGCGTCGTTGGCTCAGACGGCAAGTTGCCTGAGTCCATTAACACGGACTCGCACGTTGGTGGGTCCCGCGATGCCTTGC
This sequence is a window from Nicotiana tomentosiformis chromosome 5, ASM39032v3, whole genome shotgun sequence. Protein-coding genes within it:
- the LOC104096191 gene encoding probable pectinesterase/pectinesterase inhibitor 51 — protein: MYSRKPVKPSLFRKFKFLFISMASFFILTLLSLLLFFSISSAARHHNSPKLSTTPSIAVEIRGACKASRDPPTCESVLMDSGNLPSEPTTPLIIQSAVKVSSQNNDKAKDMVKAIMDASAGNQNRTDAAKVCMEVLGYAEYRLGLAGQALTRGELKNSRAWMSAVMVYQYDCWSALKYVNGTSQVSQTMAFLNSLIGYSSNALGMLVNYDIYGENTGSWTPPKTERDGFWEGSGSGGAGQVKGGVPSGLKPDATVCKEGGCDYKTVQEAVNAAPDNQVTRKFVIWIKTGLYEEKVRVQLEKKNVVFLGDGMGKTVITGSLNIGISGVTTYETATVGVVGDGFMASGITFQNTAGPDAHQAVAFRSDSDLSVIENCEFIGNQDTLYAHALRQYYKSCRIQGNVDFIFGNSAAFFQECDILIAPRQLNPEKGEKNAVTAHGRIDPAQSTGFVFQNCLINGTDKYMALYYKKPKVHKNYLGRPWKEYSRAVFIECTVEALVLADGWLPWSGDFALKTLYYGEYKNTGAGANTAGRVPWSSQIPAEHVNSYSVQSFIQGDQWITTTS